The genomic DNA TCCACGCCACCCTCGTCGCCGCCCTCGGCGGGCAGCCCGCGCTGCTCGTGCTCGACAACTGCGAGCAGGTCGTGCACGGCGCCGCCGATCTGGTACGGGACCTGCTGACCAGCGCCGCCGACCTGCGCGTGCTCGTCACCAGCCGCGCGCCCCTCGGGCTCAGCTCCGAGGCCGTCTACCACCTCCCCCAGCTCACCCCCGCGATCTCCGCCGACCTCTTCTCCCAGCGTGCCCGCGCCGCCCGCCCCGACGCCGAACTGCCGCCCGCCGCCGTCGCGGAGCTGTGCCGGCACCTCGACGGGCTGCCGCTGGCCGTGGAGCTGGCGGCGGCGCGGGTGCGGGTGCTGTCCGTACCGGAGATCGCGCGGCGGCTGGGCGACCGGTTCGCGCTGCTGCGCGGCGGATCGCGGGACGCGCCCGAGCGGCACCGCACGCTGCACGCCGTCGTGGACTGGAGCTGGAACCTGCTGGAGGAGGACGCCCGCGCCGCGCTGCGGGCGCTGTCGGTCTTCCCCGGCGGCTTCACCGCGGAGGCCGCGGAGCAGTTGCTGACCAGCGGGGACGCGCTGGAGCTGCTGGAGCAGTTGGTGGACCAGTCGCTGCTGAAGGCCGCGGACACGGCCGCCGGGATCCGCTTCCACATGCTGGAGACGGTGCGCGAGTTCAGCGCCGCCCGGCGCGCGGCGGCCGGCGAGGACGAGGCGGTGACGGCCCGTTTCCTGGACTGGGCACGGGAGTTCGGGGTCGCCCACCACGACGCGCTCTTCGGCCCGGAGCCGCTGCGCCACTGGGCCCACCTGCGCGCCGAGCAGGACAACCTCGTACTCGCCCTGCGCTACGCCCTCGCCCGCGGCGACCACGCCGCCACCGCCGCGGCCGGCGCCGTCCTCGCCGGTATCTGGATCACCGACTCGGCGAGCTTCCACCGGTCCTTCGCCCTGGCCGCCGACACCGCCCGCCCGCTGTCGCACTACCGCCCGGACCCCCGCCACACCGAGGTCACCCGCACCCTGTGCGCCCTGTGCACCGCCGCCCCCTTCATGGGCTACGGGCCGCTCCAGCCGCGCCACCTCGCCGCCCTGCGCCGCCTCCCGCCCGCCGATCCTGACACCCTGCTGCGGGCGCTCGCCGTGGTGCTGTGCGCCGTACCGGACGTGCGCCCGCCCCGCTTCGAGGCGCTGGACGAACTCCGCGCGAGCGACGCCCCGTTGCTCGCCGGTATCGCCGAGTGCGTCGTCAGCTACCTGCTGGAGCACGCGCACGAGCCGGAGCGCGCGCTGGCCGCCGCGCGCCGGATGCTCGCCGCGGTCGACGCCGTGCCCAACCCGTCGCTCAGCCTCCTCGGCCACTCCCGCTGCAGCGAGCTGTGCCTGGAGGGCGGCCTGGGCGAGGAGGCGTACGGGCATCTGCTGGCGGCGCTGGACGCGATGGCGCACCTGAGCGACCAGTCGCCGACGACGGGCCTGCGGCGCGGGCTGGTGCTGGCGTGCCTCCAGCGCGGGAAGCCGGACGAGGCGGAGGAGTGGCTGCGGCTGGTGGAGGAGGCGCGGTCGGCGGCGGAGCAGCCGGAGTTGCTGGCGGCGGAGATGGCGGGGTGGGGCGAGATCGCGCTGTCGCGGGGGCTGACGGAGCTGGGGCTGAAGCGGTGGCGTACGGCGGTGGCGAAGCTGCGGTCCGGGCGGCCGGCGGAGACGCGGTACCCGCCGGCCGCGGCGCCCGGGTCGACGGCGGCGCCCGTGTCGGAGCCCGCGCCGCCCGATCCCCTCGACGACTCCTGGGGCCTGCACATCGCCGCCGCGGCCGTCGCCGCCCACGCGTACGCCGGCCGCCTGGAGCCCGTCGCCGGGCTCGTCGCGGAGGTGGAGCGCAGGATACGTACCCTCCTCTCCGACGGCCCGGGACACGGCTCCCGGCCCGACGGGGAGATCCCCGCGGAAGCCTCCGTCGACGGCACCGGCGTGCTGTGCCTCGGCCTCGTCCGCCTCGCCGCGGGCGGGCCGGACGCCGTACGGCTCCTGGCGCTCGCCGACCGGCTGTACGTACCGCAGGCGTTCCACCCCACCCTCTCCGTCGACCGCGCCCGCCGCGCCGCGCAGGACGCCGACGGGGCGGCGTACGCCGACGCGGTGTCGGAGTACGCCGCCCTGGGGCGGAGCGAGCTGCGCGAGGTGGCCCGCGGGCTCATCCCGGTTACTTCGGGTCGCGGTTGAACGACGCCTTGGACCACAGGTAGCCGAGGACGATCAGACCCAGGCACCAGGCGACGGCCAGCCACCCGTCGTGCCCGATCTCCGTGCCGAGCAGCAGCCCCCGCAGGGTCTCGATGGCCGGCGTGAAGGGCTGGTACTCGGCGATCGGCCGGAACCACCCGGGCATCGCGTCGAGCGGCACGAACGCGCTGGACAGCAGCGGCAGCAGGATCAGCGGCGTGGCGTTGTTGCTGGCGCCCTCGGCGTTCGGGCTGACGAGCCCCATGCCGACGGCGACCCAGGTCAGCGCCATCGCGAAGAGCGCCAGCAGCCCGAAGGCGGCGAGCCACTCCAGCACGGTCGCGTCGGTGGAGCGGAAGCCGATGGCCACGGCGATGGCGCCGACGAAGACGACGCTGACCAGGCACTGCAGCACGCTGCCGAGGACGTGCCCGATGAGCACGGAGCCGCGGTGTATCGCCATCGTACGGAAGCGGGCGACGATGCCCTCGGTCATGTCGGTGGCGACGGAGACGGCGGTGCCGATCGTGGTGCTGCCGATGGTCATGAGCAGCAGTCCCGGCACGACGTAGGCGATGTACACGTCGCGGTCGGGGGCGCCGCCGGCGAGGCCCGCGCTCATGGTGTCGCCGAAGACGTAGACGAAGAGCAGGAGCAGCATGACCGGGGTGAGCAGCAGGTTGAGGGTCATGGAGGGGTAGCGCCGGGCGTGCAGCAGGTTGCGGCGCAGCATGGTGGAGGAGTCGCGTACGGCCAGGGCGAGGGTGCTCATCGGGCGGCTTCCTTCTCGGGCGTGGCGGTCAGGGCGAAGAAGACGTCGTCGAGGTCGGGGGTGTGGACGGTGAGGGTGTCGGCGTGCACGTCGGCGGCCTCCAGCCAGTCGAGGATCGCGCGCAGCTCCCGCTGGGTGCCGTCGCTGGGTATCTGCAGCGTCAGCGCCTGGTCGTCGCGTACGGTCTCGCGCAGCGCGCCCGCGGCCCGCTCGTACGCCCCGGGGTCCTCGAAGCGCAGCCGCACGTGGCCGCCGGGGACGAGCCGCTTCAGCTCGGCGGCGGTGCCCTGCGCGGCGATCCCGCCGCCGTGCAGCACGGCGATGGTGTCGGCGAGTTCGTCGGCCTCTTCGAGGTACTGGGTGGTGAGGAAGACGGTGACGCCGTCGGTCAGCAGCTCGCGGATGATCTGCCACATGTTGTGCCGGGAGCGCGGGTCGAGTCCTGTGGTCGGCTCGTCGAGGAAGATGATCCGCGGGCTGCCGACCAGGGTCATGGCGATGTCGAGGCGGCGGCGCATGCCGCCGGAGTAGGTGGCCGCGGGCCGGGCGGCGGCGTCGGTGAGGTCGAAGCGCTCCAGCAGTTCGGCGGTGATCCGGCGGCCCTCGGCGCGCGGCAGGTGCTGCAGGTCCGCCATGAGGCGCATGTTCTCCTCGCCGGTGATGAGGTTGTCGACGGCGGAGAACTGGCCGGTGACCCCGATCGCGGCGCGTACGGCGTCGGGGTGGGTGGCCGGGTCGTGGCCCGCGACGCGGATGGCGCCGGCGTCGGCGGTGATGAGGGTGGACAGGATCTTCACGGCGGTGGTCTTGCCGGCGCCGTTCGGGCCGAGGAGGGCGAAGACGGTGCCCTCCGGCACGTGCAGGTCGATGCCGTCGAGGACGGTCTTGTCGCCGTACGACTTGCGCAGCCCGGTGGCGGCGATGGCGGATGTGTCGGTGGTCGTCGTCATGCCCCGGAGCTTGCGTGGCACCGCGCTCAACGGCCTTTCAGCGCCGTTTCAACACCCCGCGGGAATCTGAAAGCCGATGAAATACGCAGGTCACGACGGACGCGGCGGGCAGTTGTGAGGGAACCGTGACGGCCGTTCGTACAACCGTGACATGAATCACGGGCCTGCCGGACTCCACGACCGGAATGACCGATTCCAAGGTCTGGTCCAGACATGCGGTCACCGCTAGATTCCCTCGCCTCCACTCTGCGTTCACCTGGGAGGATCCTGTGAGTCTCTGCTTCTTACCGTTCAGAAAGTACGCGGACTTCACCGGGCGGGCGGGCCGCCGGGAGTACTGGTCGTTCTTCCTGCTCACCCTGCTTCCGGCCGTCGCCCTCCTGACAGCGGCGGAATTGTCCGGGTCGCTCGCCGTCTCGTTGGCGGCCACCAGCTACTTCCTGGCGACCTTCCTGCCCTCGCTCGCGGTGAGCGTCCGGCGGCTGCACGACTCGGGCAAGTCGGGCTGGTGGATTCTCATGGGGTTCCTCGGCCCGGCGGGCTGGCTCGTGTACCTCGGCTTCATGCTGCGGAAGAGCGGCCTGGGGGACAACCGGTACGGGCGCCATCCGAAGGCCGCTCCGATCCCGGTGCGCGAAGCACCCTGGCCCCCGGCGAGCAGCATGCCGCGCACCGACGGAGCGTGAGTCCCGTACGCCCCGGGGTGTGGCGGCTGCCTCGCGGTCCTTCCGTCGGGTTGAATCCCCTTCGTCGGTGATGTGGAGGGAGTGGTGACGGTGGAGCGTGACGAGGAGCGGTTTCTGCGGCGGGCGTTCGAGCTGGCGGAGGAGGCGCGGGGCGAGGGGAACGGGCCGTTCGGCTCGCTGCTCGTGGGGCCCGGCGGGGACGTACTGGCGGAGGACCGGAACACCACCGTCACCGACGGCGACATCACCGCGCACCCCGAGCTGAAGCTCGCCCGGTGGGCGGCTCGGGAACTGGACGCGGGGACCGCGGCGGGGGCGACGATGTACACGAGCTGCGAGCCGTGCGGGATGTGCGCGGGGGCGCTGGCGCGGTCGGGGCTCGGGCGGGTGGTGTACGCCCTGTCGGCCGGGCAGCTACGGGACTTGCAGCCCGGCGCGGCGCGGGCGGCGGTGCGGAGCGAGGGACCGCATCTGTACGACGAGGCGAGGCGCGTCGTCGAGGGGTACGTCCCGTAGCCGGTGGCCGCAGCCGCAGCAGATGACCGGGATGTGTGGCATCCCCTTTATGCACATGGGCGAAGGCGTCGAGTGGGGGCTGCACAGTTGTCTGACCCTGGCCTGGCTGCGGGACGCGGGGCCGGTGCCCATCCGCAGGCTGGCCGTCTGGTTCGACCTGCCGCAGGAGTATCTGAAGAAGCGCCTCCAGGCCCTCGCGCGCGCCACGCCGCAGGAGACGGCGCTCGTGGTAGGGCTCAACGCCTCGGCGATCTACACCGGCATCGGGCTCGGCACCCTGCTCGGCGGGGTGCTGCTGCCGCTCGGCACGGCGGAGGCCGCGACGGCGGGGGCGGCGCTCGCGGTGGCGGCAGGGGCGTGGCCGGCGGGGACGCGCCGGTACGGGTGAGGGCGGGCCGGGTGCGCGTCCCGGCCCCGGCGCCCGCCCGGCCCTGCGCGCCCGCAACTCCGCCCCGCGCCAGCGCCGTTGGCGGAAGCCGACGACCGTACGCGCCGAGGACTGTCGCCCCGGTGCACCTCCGCCGCGCCGGCAGCCGTGCTGCAATCGACTATGGCCACGACCACCGACGGCACCCCACCGGCCACCCCGGACGAGCCGGTACACCGGCTGCGTACCGAAGTGGAGCGGTTACGCCAGGACGCGACACGGCAGCGGAAACTCGCCCACCGCAGGGCCGAGTTCTGGGCCAGGACCGACATCGCCCTCGGCTTCCCCGCCGCCCTCCTCGCCGCCGTCTCCGGCGCCGCCGCGCTGGCGTCCGCGGACGCGCGGGTGCCGGCGGCGCTGGGCACGCTGGTCTCGGCGGGGTTCGCGGCGGGGGCGGCGTTCCTGCGGAGCGAGCGGCGCCGGCTGGCGAACAAGTGGTCGCGGCAGGCGTGGGCCGCGGTGGAGGCGCGGGCCACCGTGCTGCTGGCGCAGGACGGGATCGGCGCCGCGGATCTGGCCGGGCTGTTCGAGCTGCGGCAGACGGCGCTCGCGGCGTACGACGGCGACGAGAACCCCCGGCCGCCGGGCCCGCCGCCACCCGCCGCATCCGGCCCGGGTTGATACGTAGGAAATTTCCTACGTATCATCTGCCGCATGAACATCACCCATGCGCAGTTCGTGACCCTGCCCGTCACCGACCAGGACCGGGCCAAGACCTTCTACACCGACGCCCTCGGCTTCGACGTCGTCGCCGACCGGCAGATGGGCCCCGTCCGCTGGCTCGCCGTCGCGCCCGAGGGTGCGCAGACCCACTTCGTGCTCGCCGCCGCGGGGCAGGGCTTCACCCCCGGCAGCGTCCGCGGCACGGCGCTCGTCAGCGCCGACCTCGACGGCGACTGCGCTGCTCTGCGCGCCGCGGGCGCTAAGGTCGAGGGCCCGGACGACCAGCCGTGGGGCCGCCAGGCGACCCTGGAGGACCCCGACGGCAACCGGTTCCTGCTCTCCGCGGAGGGCTGACGCCCGGGGAGAGAGGAGACGGCGGACTTGCCTGCGACACAGGAGACCCGCGGCGAGGACCGCGTCTTCGGCGCGCTGTCCAGTCCCGTACGGCGCGAGGTGCTGCGGCTGCTGCGCGACG from Streptomyces sp. CMB-StM0423 includes the following:
- a CDS encoding DUF805 domain-containing protein; translation: MSLCFLPFRKYADFTGRAGRREYWSFFLLTLLPAVALLTAAELSGSLAVSLAATSYFLATFLPSLAVSVRRLHDSGKSGWWILMGFLGPAGWLVYLGFMLRKSGLGDNRYGRHPKAAPIPVREAPWPPASSMPRTDGA
- a CDS encoding ATP-binding cassette domain-containing protein; translation: MTTTTDTSAIAATGLRKSYGDKTVLDGIDLHVPEGTVFALLGPNGAGKTTAVKILSTLITADAGAIRVAGHDPATHPDAVRAAIGVTGQFSAVDNLITGEENMRLMADLQHLPRAEGRRITAELLERFDLTDAAARPAATYSGGMRRRLDIAMTLVGSPRIIFLDEPTTGLDPRSRHNMWQIIRELLTDGVTVFLTTQYLEEADELADTIAVLHGGGIAAQGTAAELKRLVPGGHVRLRFEDPGAYERAAGALRETVRDDQALTLQIPSDGTQRELRAILDWLEAADVHADTLTVHTPDLDDVFFALTATPEKEAAR
- a CDS encoding ATP-binding protein encodes the protein MTGRVELTFLSRVAFRGREITAPRVRGLLALLAGELRGGCSVGRLVDGLWGEELPADPANALRILVSRARAQVGADVVVSTPAGYRLALAAEQVDTAAVERCAEDAARAVRAGDHAAALAAAAEGLGYWDAPPAAEAVPGDPVAELQAERAPLYGDLVRARALALARTGRRAEAAAPLARLHGDAPRDEEVLAELLRAEAASAGPAAALARYDTYRRRLRDDLGTDPGAALRAVHQELLRAEAPVVRHGVPHDPNPLLGRDGDLDAVGALLHSSRLTSIVGPGGLGKTRLAYTVSRRAEQQLVQFVSLAGVRADEDVAGEVASAVGGGSSTPGADVHATLVAALGGQPALLVLDNCEQVVHGAADLVRDLLTSAADLRVLVTSRAPLGLSSEAVYHLPQLTPAISADLFSQRARAARPDAELPPAAVAELCRHLDGLPLAVELAAARVRVLSVPEIARRLGDRFALLRGGSRDAPERHRTLHAVVDWSWNLLEEDARAALRALSVFPGGFTAEAAEQLLTSGDALELLEQLVDQSLLKAADTAAGIRFHMLETVREFSAARRAAAGEDEAVTARFLDWAREFGVAHHDALFGPEPLRHWAHLRAEQDNLVLALRYALARGDHAATAAAGAVLAGIWITDSASFHRSFALAADTARPLSHYRPDPRHTEVTRTLCALCTAAPFMGYGPLQPRHLAALRRLPPADPDTLLRALAVVLCAVPDVRPPRFEALDELRASDAPLLAGIAECVVSYLLEHAHEPERALAAARRMLAAVDAVPNPSLSLLGHSRCSELCLEGGLGEEAYGHLLAALDAMAHLSDQSPTTGLRRGLVLACLQRGKPDEAEEWLRLVEEARSAAEQPELLAAEMAGWGEIALSRGLTELGLKRWRTAVAKLRSGRPAETRYPPAAAPGSTAAPVSEPAPPDPLDDSWGLHIAAAAVAAHAYAGRLEPVAGLVAEVERRIRTLLSDGPGHGSRPDGEIPAEASVDGTGVLCLGLVRLAAGGPDAVRLLALADRLYVPQAFHPTLSVDRARRAAQDADGAAYADAVSEYAALGRSELREVARGLIPVTSGRG
- a CDS encoding ABC transporter permease, with protein sequence MSTLALAVRDSSTMLRRNLLHARRYPSMTLNLLLTPVMLLLLFVYVFGDTMSAGLAGGAPDRDVYIAYVVPGLLLMTIGSTTIGTAVSVATDMTEGIVARFRTMAIHRGSVLIGHVLGSVLQCLVSVVFVGAIAVAIGFRSTDATVLEWLAAFGLLALFAMALTWVAVGMGLVSPNAEGASNNATPLILLPLLSSAFVPLDAMPGWFRPIAEYQPFTPAIETLRGLLLGTEIGHDGWLAVAWCLGLIVLGYLWSKASFNRDPK
- a CDS encoding nucleoside deaminase; this encodes MERDEERFLRRAFELAEEARGEGNGPFGSLLVGPGGDVLAEDRNTTVTDGDITAHPELKLARWAARELDAGTAAGATMYTSCEPCGMCAGALARSGLGRVVYALSAGQLRDLQPGAARAAVRSEGPHLYDEARRVVEGYVP
- a CDS encoding VOC family protein — encoded protein: MNITHAQFVTLPVTDQDRAKTFYTDALGFDVVADRQMGPVRWLAVAPEGAQTHFVLAAAGQGFTPGSVRGTALVSADLDGDCAALRAAGAKVEGPDDQPWGRQATLEDPDGNRFLLSAEG